Proteins co-encoded in one Arachis hypogaea cultivar Tifrunner chromosome 13, arahy.Tifrunner.gnm2.J5K5, whole genome shotgun sequence genomic window:
- the LOC112732740 gene encoding pentatricopeptide repeat-containing protein At1g74750: protein MQNMLRAKQIGTLSSSARTFFLGGTRCNAADGNSCTCSEDETCVSRRQDVKNEVLSAQKQSSAASRAISGVEVLVSGNSANGPASHKIEGADQSTCVQQIRSTSSPSSIPNSVTYASLADGVQNHSAHSTPLNADQFYRAGIAAVNFLSDLVNYKLPISDGMGILSYSKNMVDPARALPNIRSSNVRQIRRENFTSVHPKPPVSTPIEQPSNHTSNCHGAKGKGKTNIATGFKHDASSRTEKSGVAPNLPLNNQDRRALPQRTRTHSNRFVSNSGSSMQPENPQMLGTFRESFNRHPRDMKMSAGIASSNRPFTNTGRVVEIVSDILRQLKWGPATEKALSNLNFSIDPYQANQILKNLQDHSLALNFFYWLKRHPGFYHDGHTYTTMVGILGRARQFGAINKLLEQMVKDGCKPNVVTYNRLIHSYGRANYLKEALNVFNQMQEVGCEPDRVTYCTLIDIHAKAGYLDVAMSMYDRMQEAGLSPDTFTYSVIIHSLGKSGNLAAAHRLFCEMVNQGCVPNLVTYNIMIALQAKARNYQTALKLYRDMKNAGFEPDKVTYSIVMEVLGHCGYLEEAEAVFIEMKRKNWVPDEPVYGLLVDLWGKSGNVEKAWEWYQAMLTAGLLPNVPTCNSLLSAFLRMHRLPDAYNLLQSMVALGLNPSLQTYTLLLSCCTDAQSPYDMGFCCELMAITRHPAHAFLVSMPAAGPDGQNVRDHVSKFLDLMHSEDREGKRGLVDAVVDFLHKSGLKEEAGSVWEVAAQRNVYPDAVKEKSSCYWLINLHVMSDGTAVTALSRTLAWFRKEMLISGIIPSRIDIVTGWGRRSRVTGTSLVRQAVHELLHIFSFPFFTENGNSGCFVGCGEPLSKWLLHPYVERMHLL, encoded by the exons ATGCAG AACATGTTACGAGCCAAGCAGATTGGTACACTTTCAAGCAGTGCTAGAACTTTTTTCCTTGGTGGTACACGATGTAATGCAGCCGATGGCAATTCATGCACTTGCTCCGAGGATGAAACATGTGTGTCAAGAAGACAGGACGTGAAAAATGAGGTTTTAAGTGCACAGAAACAATCCTCTGCTGCATCAAGAGCCATATCTGGAGTAGAAGTGCTGGTTTCAGGAAATTCAGCCAATGGGCCAGCTTCCCACAAGATTGAAGGTGCTGACCAATCCACTTGTGTACAACAAATCAGGTCTACTTCTAGTCCATCAAGTATACCAAACTCTGTAACATACGCTAGTCTTGCTGATGGTGTTCAGAACCATTCTGCACACTCAACTCCCCTTAATGCGGACCAGTTTTATAGGGCCGGTATTGCAGCTGTCAATTTTCTTTCTGATTTAGTAAATTATAAGCTTCCTATATCAGATGGGATGGGAATACTAAGCTATTCTAAAAATATGGTTGACCCTGCAAGGGCCCTACCCAACATCAGATCTTCCAATGTGAGACAAATAAGAAGAGAGAATTTTACTAGTGTTCATCCCAAACCACCTGTTTCTACTCCTATAGAGCAGCCATCAAACCATACAAGTAATTGTCATGGTGCAAAGGGAAAAGGTAAAACAAACATAGCTACAGGATTTAAGCATGATGCTTCTTCAAGGACAGAGAAGTCAGGGGTGGCACCAAATCTCCCTTTAAACAATCAAGACCGCAGGGCCTTGCCACAGAGGACAAGAACTCACTCAAACCGCTTTGTGTCAAATTCTGGTTCCAGCATGCAACCCGAAAATCCACAAATGTTGGGAACATTTAGGGAAAGTTTCAATAGACACCCCAGGGATATGAAAATGTCAGCCGGAATTGCTTCGTCCAACAGGCCTTTTACAAACACAGGGCGTGTTGTAGAAATAGTTTCAGACATATTGCGGCAGTTAAAGTGGGGTCCTGCTACGGAGAAGGCTCTATCTAACCTGAACTTTTCCATTGATCCATATCAAGCTAATCAAATCCTGAAGAACCTTCAGGACCATTCACTTGCTCTAAACTTTTTTTACTGGTTGAAGCGACACCCTGGATTCTATCATGATGGCCATACTTACACCACCATGGTTGGAATCTTGGGCCGTGCAAGACAGTTTGGGGCAATAAACAAATTGCTTGAGCAGATGGTCAAGGATGGATGCAAGCCCAATGTTGTAACTTATAATCGTCTGATTCACAGCTATGGCCGTGCAAACTACTTGAAGGAAGCGCTAAATGTGTTCAATCAAATGCAAGAGGTGGGATGTGAGCCTGATCGTGTCACATATTGTACACTCATAGATATCCATGCAAAAGCAGGATATCTTGATGTTGCCATGTCTATGTATGACAGAATGCAGGAAGCTGGCCTTTCTCCTGACACATTCACTTACAGTGTCATAATCCACAGTCTTGGAAAATCGGGTAACTTAGCTGCTGCCCATAGGCTATTTTGTGAGATGGTTAATCAGGGTTGTGTTCCTAATCTAGTCACATACAACATCATGATTGCTTTGCAAGCTAAAGCGAGGAACTATCAGACAGCATTGAAACTATATCGTGACATGAAGAATGCAGGATTTGAGCCTGATAAGGTTACTTATAGCATAGTAATGGAGGTGCTTGGCCACTGTGGGTATCTTGAGGAAGCGGAAGCAGTTTTCATTGAGATGAAACGGAAAAATTGGGTGCCGGATGAACCTGTTTATGGTCTTCTAGTAGACCTGTGGGGAAAGTCTGGTAATGTTGAGAAGGCTTGGGAGTGGTATCAGGCAATGCTGACTGCAGGTTTGCTTCCAAATGTACCAACCTGCAATTCCCTCCTCAGCGCATTCCTCAGGATGCATCGGTTGCCAGATGCATATAATCTTCTGCAAAGCATGGTGGCTCTTGGTCTAAACCCTTCTTTGCAGACTTATACTTTGCTTCTCAGTTGTTGCACAGACGCACAATCACCTTATGACATGGGATTCTGTTGTGAGCTTATGGCAATTACTCGCCATCCTGCTCATGCATTTCTAGTCTCCATGCCGGCAGCAGGGCCTGATGGTCAAAATGTGCGGGATCATGTCAGCAAGTTCTTGGACCTTATGCATTCTGAGGATAGAGAGGGCAAACGGGGACTTGTTGATGCAGTGGTGGATTTTCTTCACAAATCCGGACTCAAGGAGGAGGCCGGTTCGGTTTGGGAAGTGGCGGCACAAAGAAATGTGTATCCAGATGCTGTCAAGGAGAAAAGTTCTTGTTACTGGCTCATAAATCTTCATGTTATGTCTGATGGAACTGCTGTGACGGCATTGTCTAGAACACTTGCTTGGTTTCGCAAAGAGATGCTGATATCTGGGATCATCCCTAGTCGGATTGATATTGTGACCGGATGGGGTCGGAGGAGCAGGGTGACAGGTACCTCCCTGGTTAGACAGGCAGTGCATGAACTGCTGCACATATTCAGTTTTCCATTTTTCACTGAAAACGGCAATTCAGGCTGTTTTGTGGGGTGTGGGGAACCCCTAAGTAAATGGTTACTCCACCCTTATGTGGAAAGGATGCATTTACTTTAG